The following coding sequences are from one Oryzisolibacter sp. LB2S window:
- a CDS encoding phenol 2-monooxygenase domain-containing protein, which produces MSHQLTIEPLGQTIDVEEGQTILDAALRAGIYLPHACGHGLCGTCKVQVSDGEIEHGEASGFALMDYERDEGLCLACCATLESDVVVEAEIDEEPDALNLQVQDYAGRVTRIEDLTPTIKGVWIALDAPITFQAGQYINLHVPGEGTRAFSIASAPGESREIELNIRRVPGGMGTAWVHDRLQAGDAVKVTGPYGRFFIRASAHAKENLGYLFLAGGSGLSSPRSMVLELLAAGEDRPITLVNGARNRSELYHHDEFVRLAQQHPHFTYVAALSDEPEGSDWDGARGFVHEAAKAHFSNDFRGHKAYLCGPPLMIDACITTLMQGRLFERDIYTEKFISAADAQQVRSPLFKKI; this is translated from the coding sequence ATGAGCCACCAGCTCACCATTGAACCGCTGGGCCAGACCATAGACGTCGAGGAAGGCCAGACCATTCTGGACGCCGCGCTGCGCGCCGGCATCTACCTGCCCCATGCCTGCGGCCATGGCCTGTGCGGCACATGCAAGGTCCAGGTCAGCGACGGCGAGATCGAGCATGGCGAGGCCAGCGGCTTTGCCCTGATGGACTACGAGCGCGACGAGGGCCTGTGCCTGGCCTGCTGCGCCACGCTGGAGTCCGATGTCGTCGTCGAGGCCGAGATCGACGAGGAGCCCGATGCGCTCAACCTGCAGGTGCAGGACTACGCGGGCCGCGTCACGCGCATCGAAGACCTCACGCCCACCATCAAGGGCGTGTGGATCGCGCTCGACGCGCCCATCACCTTCCAGGCCGGGCAGTACATCAACCTGCATGTGCCGGGCGAGGGCACGCGCGCCTTCTCCATCGCCAGCGCGCCGGGCGAGAGCCGCGAGATCGAGCTCAACATCCGCCGCGTGCCCGGCGGCATGGGCACGGCCTGGGTGCACGACAGGCTCCAGGCCGGCGACGCCGTCAAGGTCACCGGCCCCTACGGGCGCTTCTTCATCCGCGCCAGCGCCCACGCCAAGGAGAACCTGGGCTACCTGTTCCTGGCCGGCGGCTCGGGCTTGTCGAGCCCGCGCTCCATGGTGCTGGAGCTGCTGGCAGCGGGCGAGGACAGGCCCATCACCCTGGTCAACGGCGCGCGCAATCGGAGCGAGCTCTACCACCACGACGAGTTCGTGCGGCTCGCGCAGCAGCACCCGCATTTCACCTACGTGGCCGCCCTGTCCGACGAGCCCGAGGGCAGCGACTGGGACGGCGCGCGCGGCTTCGTGCACGAGGCCGCCAAGGCACATTTCAGCAACGACTTCCGCGGCCACAAGGCCTATCTGTGCGGCCCGCCGCTGATGATCGACGCCTGCATCACCACGCTGATGCAGGGCCGGCTGTTCGAGCGCGACATCTACACCGAGAAATTCATCTCGGCCGCCGACGCGCAGCAGGTGCGCAGCCCGCTGTTCAAGAAGATCTGA
- a CDS encoding phenol hydroxylase subunit, with protein MSSTPQSSDDRWDVQRRYIRIVQEHASGMVEFEFAVGEPGLFVEMVMPRAQFEDFCTTQGVQPTHGALPEQEQGSAEHEWDWSLRSARERHFRHEP; from the coding sequence ATGAGCAGCACCCCCCAATCTTCCGACGACCGCTGGGATGTCCAGCGCCGCTACATCCGCATCGTGCAGGAGCACGCGAGCGGCATGGTCGAGTTCGAGTTCGCCGTGGGCGAGCCGGGCCTGTTTGTCGAGATGGTGATGCCGCGCGCCCAGTTCGAGGACTTCTGCACCACCCAGGGCGTGCAGCCCACCCATGGCGCGCTGCCCGAGCAGGAGCAGGGCAGTGCCGAGCACGAATGGGACTGGAGCCTGCGCAGCGCGCGCGAACGGCATTTCCGCCACGAGCCCTGA
- a CDS encoding MmoB/DmpM family protein, which produces MSNVFIAFQKNEDSRAIVNAILADNPGAIVSDQPAMVKIDVPHRLVVRRATVEEELGREFDLQEMQVHLITMSGNVDETDDEFSLTWNQ; this is translated from the coding sequence ATGTCCAACGTATTCATTGCATTCCAGAAGAACGAAGACTCGCGCGCCATCGTCAACGCCATCCTGGCCGACAACCCCGGCGCCATCGTGAGCGACCAGCCGGCCATGGTGAAGATCGACGTGCCGCACCGCCTGGTGGTGCGCCGGGCCACCGTCGAGGAAGAGCTCGGGCGCGAGTTCGACCTGCAGGAGATGCAGGTGCACCTCATCACCATGAGCGGCAACGTCGACGAAACCGACGACGAGTTCTCGCTCACCTGGAACCAGTAA
- a CDS encoding aromatic/alkene monooxygenase hydroxylase subunit beta, giving the protein MQIDLRTVSIEPLRQTYNHIAERLGADKPASRYIEGTMNVQPDANFHYRPTWDPEHELFDPSRTRLVMKDWYALKDPRQFYYGAYTQARARMQEVAEADFDFVESRGLADSYDDAARRTAIDFYVPLRHVAWGANMNGAFQCAYGYGTAITQPCLYAGMDQLGIAQYLTRLGLLLGTPADLEAGKHAWLNAPAWQGLRRLVEDSWVLKDWFELFVAQNVVLDGVLFGLAYKEVDQALTEKAGPTVSMLTRFQAEWAQDANKWVDAVIKVAAAESPANRDLLCTWYAQWRGRVQEALAPVAELALGADGAAALERSVAAVDARMAKAGLTV; this is encoded by the coding sequence ATGCAAATCGACCTGCGCACCGTCAGCATCGAGCCGCTGCGCCAGACCTACAACCACATTGCCGAGCGGCTGGGGGCGGACAAGCCGGCCTCACGCTACATCGAGGGCACGATGAACGTGCAGCCCGATGCCAACTTCCACTACCGCCCCACCTGGGACCCGGAGCATGAGCTGTTCGACCCGAGCCGCACCCGCCTGGTGATGAAGGACTGGTACGCGCTCAAGGATCCGCGCCAGTTCTACTACGGCGCCTACACCCAGGCGCGCGCGCGCATGCAGGAGGTGGCCGAGGCGGACTTTGACTTCGTCGAGTCGCGCGGCCTGGCCGACAGCTACGACGACGCCGCGCGCCGCACGGCCATCGACTTCTACGTGCCGCTGCGCCATGTGGCCTGGGGCGCGAACATGAATGGCGCCTTCCAATGCGCCTACGGCTACGGCACGGCCATCACCCAACCCTGCCTGTATGCGGGCATGGACCAGCTGGGCATTGCGCAGTACCTCACGCGTCTGGGGTTGCTGCTGGGCACACCCGCCGACCTGGAGGCCGGCAAGCATGCCTGGCTCAATGCCCCCGCCTGGCAGGGCCTGCGCCGCCTGGTCGAGGACAGCTGGGTGCTCAAGGACTGGTTCGAGCTGTTCGTGGCGCAGAACGTCGTGCTCGACGGCGTGCTGTTCGGCCTGGCCTACAAGGAGGTGGACCAGGCGCTGACCGAGAAGGCCGGCCCCACGGTGTCCATGCTCACGCGCTTCCAGGCCGAGTGGGCCCAGGACGCCAACAAGTGGGTGGACGCCGTGATCAAGGTCGCCGCCGCCGAGAGCCCCGCCAACCGTGACCTGCTGTGCACCTGGTACGCACAGTGGCGTGGCCGCGTGCAGGAGGCCCTGGCCCCCGTGGCCGAGCTGGCCCTGGGCGCCGATGGCGCAGCCGCCCTGGAGCGCAGCGTGGCCGCCGTCGATGCACGCATGGCCAAGGCCGGCCTGACTGTGTGA
- a CDS encoding TonB-dependent receptor plug domain-containing protein — MKPFPPNTLCAALALVLSAPLWAQENRLQQVTVIENGEEQVEATGGAVVTREDLERLQPRDTAGIFQRESGVSVSGGSQVAQRVYVQGFEQSMLAVTIDGARQPGTTWHHAGNILVDPSFLKRVEVEAGAAAADAGFAAAVGAVRYETVNALDLLQPGQTLGGRVRLGYGSNGTGFTTNLSAYGKSGQVDWLVMGARQNGSDYEDGNGATVLGTAPKLTSGLAKLGLQQPQGHRYELTLEQNRDDTLRTTRMNMDSAGGRVNTPYPLKLVRSTATLRYTTTQPTAVYDPEVVLWHNRSDMERPNAFPNANSTDFNVWDKSWGMKAQNSFRIDSGKVTVGVDASHTGVDVERYDDGVNAPKGHIREHDSQQGLYGQARLRFGALGLSAGARYDRHAMSLQDGAKVSDGGLSGNATLTYLLGDHAEAYVAASRTFLGYQWSQTGYYHARNYATAAGYETSTAHNRKLGVNFFGERWKAGIGYFDTRLLAPTVLAVGAANQGLRTNGPRLRSHGWMLHALQQFDRTTVGMNATLVKVSKGVPDILEPDGGDLMPVGDTATFYVEHQIPSWNTRLGANLRYAGKQSYSSAVTSAGYVEQPSYTVVGLSADWNPAGRKDLTVRLAVDNLFDRQYYYRGSYPQNLGRRVVPIPAAGRSLQVGVTWTF; from the coding sequence ATGAAACCGTTCCCACCCAATACCCTGTGCGCCGCGCTGGCGCTGGTTCTGAGCGCGCCGCTGTGGGCGCAGGAGAACCGCCTTCAGCAGGTCACCGTCATCGAAAACGGTGAGGAGCAGGTGGAGGCCACGGGCGGCGCCGTGGTCACGCGCGAAGACCTGGAGCGCCTGCAGCCGCGCGACACGGCAGGCATCTTCCAGCGCGAATCGGGCGTGTCGGTCAGCGGCGGCTCACAGGTGGCGCAGCGCGTGTACGTGCAGGGCTTCGAGCAGTCCATGCTGGCCGTGACCATCGACGGCGCGCGCCAGCCCGGCACCACCTGGCACCATGCGGGCAACATCCTGGTGGACCCGAGCTTCCTCAAGCGTGTCGAGGTAGAGGCCGGCGCCGCCGCTGCCGACGCGGGCTTTGCCGCCGCCGTGGGCGCGGTGCGCTACGAGACCGTGAACGCGCTCGACCTGCTGCAGCCCGGCCAGACCCTGGGCGGCCGCGTGCGCCTGGGCTACGGCAGCAACGGCACGGGCTTCACGACCAACCTCTCGGCCTATGGCAAGAGCGGCCAGGTCGACTGGCTGGTGATGGGCGCGCGCCAGAACGGCAGCGACTACGAGGACGGCAATGGAGCGACCGTGCTCGGCACGGCGCCGAAGCTGACCTCGGGCCTGGCCAAGCTGGGCCTGCAGCAGCCCCAGGGACACCGCTACGAGCTGACGCTGGAGCAGAACCGCGACGACACGCTGCGCACCACGCGCATGAACATGGACAGCGCAGGCGGCCGCGTCAACACGCCGTATCCGCTCAAGCTCGTGCGCAGCACCGCCACGCTGCGCTACACCACCACGCAGCCCACGGCCGTATACGACCCCGAGGTCGTGCTCTGGCACAACCGCAGCGACATGGAGCGCCCCAACGCCTTCCCCAATGCCAACAGCACCGACTTCAACGTCTGGGACAAGTCCTGGGGCATGAAGGCGCAGAACAGCTTCCGGATCGATTCGGGCAAGGTCACCGTGGGTGTGGATGCGAGCCACACCGGCGTCGATGTCGAGCGCTATGACGACGGCGTGAACGCGCCCAAGGGCCATATCCGCGAGCACGACAGCCAGCAGGGCCTGTACGGCCAGGCGCGCCTGCGCTTTGGCGCCCTCGGCCTGTCCGCCGGCGCGCGCTACGACCGCCACGCCATGAGCCTGCAGGACGGCGCCAAGGTCAGCGACGGCGGCCTGAGCGGCAACGCCACGCTGACCTACCTGCTGGGCGACCATGCCGAGGCTTATGTGGCCGCGTCGCGCACCTTCCTGGGCTATCAGTGGTCGCAGACCGGCTATTACCACGCGCGCAACTACGCCACGGCCGCCGGCTACGAGACCTCCACCGCGCACAACCGCAAGCTGGGTGTGAACTTCTTCGGCGAGCGCTGGAAGGCCGGCATCGGCTACTTCGACACGCGCCTGCTCGCCCCCACGGTGCTCGCGGTGGGCGCGGCCAACCAGGGCCTGCGCACCAATGGTCCGCGCCTGCGCAGCCACGGCTGGATGCTGCATGCGCTGCAGCAGTTCGACCGCACCACCGTGGGCATGAACGCCACGCTGGTCAAGGTGAGCAAGGGCGTGCCCGACATCCTGGAGCCGGACGGCGGCGATCTCATGCCCGTGGGCGACACCGCCACGTTCTACGTCGAACACCAGATTCCGTCCTGGAACACCCGTCTGGGCGCCAACCTGCGCTACGCCGGCAAGCAAAGCTATTCCAGCGCAGTGACCAGCGCCGGCTATGTGGAGCAGCCGAGCTACACCGTGGTCGGCCTGTCGGCCGACTGGAACCCCGCGGGGCGCAAGGATCTGACCGTGCGTCTGGCCGTGGACAACCTGTTCGATCGCCAGTACTACTACCGCGGCAGCTACCCGCAGAACCTGGGCCGCAGGGTCGTGCCCATCCCGGCCGCGGGCCGCAGCCTGCAGGTGGGCGTGACCTGGACGTTCTGA
- a CDS encoding 2Fe-2S iron-sulfur cluster binding domain-containing protein: MAYHTITIADTGESYRCLDQRTVLEGMEALGKKGIPVGCRQGGCGVCKVQVLEGEYTRRVMSRAHVSAEEESSGCVLSCRIKPTSDLRLHVIGAMKKNVCRPAAEAAAHTTPHPSPQP, encoded by the coding sequence ATGGCCTACCACACCATCACCATTGCCGACACCGGCGAGAGCTACCGCTGTCTCGACCAGCGCACCGTGCTCGAAGGCATGGAGGCCCTGGGCAAGAAGGGCATACCCGTGGGCTGCCGCCAGGGCGGCTGCGGCGTGTGCAAGGTGCAGGTGCTCGAAGGCGAATACACGCGCCGCGTGATGAGTCGCGCCCATGTGAGCGCCGAAGAGGAGTCAAGCGGCTGCGTGCTGTCCTGCCGAATCAAACCCACCAGCGACCTGCGCCTGCACGTCATAGGCGCGATGAAGAAGAACGTCTGCCGCCCCGCAGCCGAGGCAGCGGCGCACACCACCCCACATCCATCACCCCAACCCTGA
- a CDS encoding phenol hydroxylase subunit P4 has protein sequence MAVKSIAPYEFAQKDTVDKFPAPLLYIAWEDHKMFCAPFCAPMPPTMKFGELVQGALPGMFGAHPEFAQIDWDKAEWFMSGKPFTPDMDKSLADHGIGHKSVIRFRTPGLTGLQGSCF, from the coding sequence ATGGCCGTCAAATCCATAGCCCCCTACGAGTTCGCGCAGAAAGACACGGTGGACAAGTTCCCGGCGCCGCTGCTCTACATCGCCTGGGAAGACCACAAGATGTTCTGCGCCCCGTTCTGCGCCCCCATGCCGCCGACCATGAAATTTGGCGAGCTGGTCCAGGGCGCGCTGCCCGGCATGTTCGGCGCGCATCCCGAGTTTGCGCAGATCGACTGGGACAAGGCCGAGTGGTTCATGTCCGGCAAGCCCTTCACGCCCGACATGGACAAGAGCCTGGCCGACCACGGCATAGGCCACAAGAGCGTGATCCGCTTTCGCACGCCGGGGTTGACGGGGCTGCAGGGCTCCTGCTTCTGA
- a CDS encoding sigma 54-interacting transcriptional regulator, with translation MPALPALPSDADLRRQIQFSAADGRIWLAGQRMVLMHAGSLGILRSELMHTLGPTAARRLMMRVGYASGERDAALARQLRPQADAFAMFGVGPQLHMLQGAVHVTPVQLEIDLAGGHFHGIFDWQHSWEVETHLRDFGPQGEPVCWTLLGYASGYTSAFMGRPVLYKEVACAGCGQAHCRIEGRLLDAWPDAAELARDYAPDALPDHASLSLLPAWPAPMAAEDRPEPPADALGPLIGRSAGFAAATALLRKAAATQVTVLLTGETGVGKERFARALHALSARSTKPFVAVNCAALPGELVESELFGTEKGAFTGADAARAGRFERAHGGTLFLDELGELPLPAQAKLLRVLQDGQIERLGATQPRQVDVRLVCATHVDLMEAVRAGRFRQDLYYRIHVYPIRIPPLRERPDDIEPFARHLLERFALAHDKHISGLTDRALHALRSHAWPGNVRELENLVERSVILADAGGAVDVEHLFPDSALAAPTHQLQPSGRLGQVQAPACHTGLVDQLLAQPLDLAALEAQLIEEAVARHHGNLAAAARLLGLTRPQLSYRLNKIREF, from the coding sequence ATGCCTGCCCTGCCCGCCCTGCCTTCGGACGCCGATCTGCGGCGCCAGATCCAGTTCTCCGCCGCCGACGGGCGCATCTGGCTGGCGGGCCAGCGCATGGTGCTGATGCATGCGGGCTCGCTGGGCATATTGCGCAGCGAGCTCATGCACACCCTGGGGCCCACGGCCGCGCGCCGGTTGATGATGCGCGTGGGCTACGCCTCGGGCGAGCGCGACGCGGCACTGGCACGCCAGCTGCGCCCGCAGGCCGATGCCTTTGCCATGTTCGGCGTGGGCCCGCAGCTGCACATGCTGCAGGGCGCCGTGCATGTGACGCCCGTGCAGCTGGAGATAGACCTTGCGGGCGGTCACTTTCACGGCATCTTCGACTGGCAGCATTCCTGGGAGGTGGAGACGCATCTGCGCGACTTTGGCCCGCAAGGTGAGCCCGTGTGCTGGACCCTGCTGGGCTATGCCTCGGGCTACACCAGCGCCTTCATGGGCCGGCCCGTGCTCTACAAGGAGGTGGCCTGCGCCGGCTGCGGCCAGGCGCATTGCCGCATCGAGGGCCGGCTGCTCGATGCCTGGCCCGATGCCGCCGAGCTCGCGCGCGACTACGCCCCCGACGCCCTGCCCGACCATGCCAGCCTCAGCCTCCTGCCGGCCTGGCCCGCACCGATGGCCGCCGAAGACCGCCCCGAGCCCCCGGCCGATGCGCTGGGCCCGCTGATCGGCCGCTCCGCCGGCTTTGCCGCCGCCACGGCCCTGCTGCGCAAGGCCGCGGCCACGCAGGTGACGGTGCTGCTCACGGGCGAGACGGGCGTGGGCAAGGAGCGCTTTGCGCGCGCGCTGCATGCGCTCAGCGCGCGCTCGACCAAGCCCTTCGTGGCCGTCAACTGCGCAGCGCTGCCCGGTGAGCTGGTCGAGTCCGAACTTTTCGGCACAGAAAAGGGCGCCTTCACCGGCGCCGACGCGGCGCGTGCCGGGCGCTTCGAGCGCGCCCACGGCGGCACGCTGTTCCTCGACGAGCTCGGCGAGTTGCCCCTGCCCGCGCAAGCCAAGCTGCTGCGCGTGTTGCAGGACGGGCAGATCGAGCGCCTGGGCGCCACGCAGCCGCGCCAGGTGGACGTGCGCCTGGTCTGCGCCACCCATGTGGACCTGATGGAGGCGGTGCGCGCCGGGCGCTTCAGACAGGACCTGTACTACCGCATCCACGTCTACCCGATACGCATTCCGCCACTGCGCGAGCGCCCGGACGACATCGAGCCCTTTGCGCGCCATCTGCTGGAGCGCTTTGCCCTTGCGCATGACAAGCACATCAGCGGGCTGACAGACCGCGCACTGCATGCACTGCGCAGCCACGCCTGGCCCGGCAATGTGCGCGAGCTGGAGAACCTGGTGGAGCGCAGCGTGATCCTGGCCGACGCGGGCGGCGCGGTAGATGTGGAGCATCTGTTCCCCGACAGCGCCCTCGCCGCACCCACGCACCAGCTGCAGCCCAGCGGGCGCCTGGGCCAGGTACAGGCACCCGCCTGCCACACGGGGCTGGTGGATCAGCTGCTGGCCCAGCCGCTCGATCTGGCGGCGCTGGAGGCTCAGCTCATCGAGGAGGCCGTGGCACGCCACCACGGCAACCTGGCCGCGGCCGCGCGCCTGCTGGGCCTGACGCGCCCGCAGCTGAGCTACCGCCTGAACAAGATCCGGGAGTTCTGA
- a CDS encoding aromatic/alkene/methane monooxygenase hydroxylase/oxygenase subunit alpha, with protein sequence MDMKANKKLGLKERYNLMTRDLAWTPTYQAVKDVFPYMEYEGIKIHDWDKFEDPFRMTMDSYWKYQAEKERKLYAIIDAFTQNNGHLGVTDGRYINALKLFLTGVSPLEYMAHRGFAHVGRQYPGAGPRVACMMQSLDEIRHSQTQIHSLSNYNKHYNGFANWRHQHDRVWYLSVPKSFFDDAVSAGPFEFIVAIGFAFEYVLTNLLFVPFISGAAYNGDMGAMAFGFSAQSDESRHMTLGLEIIKFILEQDPDNLPIVQAWLDKWFWRGYRVLTLVAMMMDYMLPKRVMSWKEAWEVYAEQNGAALFNDLARYGIKVPKGWEQACKDKDHLSHQAWNVFYNYGAAAPFHTWAPSEKDMEWLSAKYPETFDKYYRPLWTHYAKEQAEGRRFYNGTLPMLCQVCQVPMFFTEPDDPTKIAYRESEYKGMKYHCCSDGCKHIFDNEPEKYAQSWLPVHQIYQGNCFPADVDPSKPDFDPLMEVLRYYKMEFGRDNLDYADSEDKKNFEAWRAQATSN encoded by the coding sequence ATGGACATGAAAGCCAACAAGAAGCTCGGCCTGAAAGAGCGCTACAACCTCATGACGCGCGACCTGGCCTGGACGCCCACCTACCAGGCGGTGAAGGACGTGTTCCCGTACATGGAGTACGAGGGCATCAAGATCCATGACTGGGACAAGTTCGAGGACCCGTTCCGCATGACGATGGACTCGTACTGGAAGTACCAGGCCGAGAAGGAGCGCAAGCTCTACGCCATCATCGACGCCTTCACGCAGAACAACGGTCACCTGGGCGTGACGGACGGGCGCTACATCAACGCGCTCAAGCTGTTCCTGACGGGCGTCTCGCCGCTCGAATACATGGCGCACCGCGGTTTTGCCCATGTGGGCCGCCAGTACCCCGGCGCCGGCCCGCGCGTGGCCTGCATGATGCAGAGCCTGGACGAGATCCGCCATTCGCAGACGCAGATCCACAGCCTGTCCAACTACAACAAGCACTACAACGGCTTTGCCAACTGGCGCCACCAGCACGACCGCGTGTGGTACCTGTCGGTGCCCAAGAGCTTCTTTGACGACGCCGTGAGCGCCGGGCCGTTCGAGTTCATCGTGGCCATCGGCTTTGCGTTCGAATACGTGCTCACCAACCTGCTGTTCGTGCCCTTCATCTCGGGCGCGGCCTACAACGGCGACATGGGCGCCATGGCGTTCGGTTTCTCGGCGCAGAGCGACGAGTCGCGCCACATGACGCTGGGGCTGGAGATCATCAAGTTCATCCTGGAACAAGACCCGGACAATCTGCCCATCGTGCAGGCCTGGCTCGACAAGTGGTTCTGGCGCGGCTACCGCGTGCTGACCCTGGTGGCCATGATGATGGACTACATGCTGCCCAAGCGCGTGATGAGCTGGAAGGAGGCCTGGGAGGTCTACGCCGAGCAGAACGGTGCGGCCCTGTTCAACGACCTGGCGCGCTACGGCATCAAGGTGCCCAAGGGCTGGGAACAGGCCTGCAAGGACAAGGATCACCTGTCGCACCAGGCCTGGAACGTGTTCTACAACTACGGCGCCGCCGCCCCCTTCCACACCTGGGCGCCGAGCGAGAAGGACATGGAGTGGCTCTCGGCCAAGTACCCCGAGACCTTCGACAAGTACTACCGCCCGCTGTGGACGCACTACGCCAAGGAGCAGGCCGAGGGCCGGCGCTTCTACAACGGCACGCTGCCCATGCTGTGCCAGGTGTGCCAGGTGCCGATGTTCTTCACCGAGCCGGACGACCCGACCAAGATTGCCTACCGCGAGAGCGAGTACAAGGGCATGAAGTACCACTGCTGCTCCGACGGCTGCAAGCACATCTTCGACAACGAGCCCGAGAAGTACGCACAGAGCTGGCTGCCCGTGCACCAGATCTACCAGGGCAACTGCTTCCCCGCGGACGTGGACCCGAGCAAGCCCGACTTCGACCCGCTGATGGAGGTGCTGCGCTACTACAAGATGGAGTTCGGCCGCGACAACCTCGACTATGCCGATTCCGAGGACAAGAAGAACTTCGAGGCCTGGCGTGCCCAGGCCACGAGCAACTAA
- a CDS encoding catechol 2,3-dioxygenase, which translates to MAMTGVLRPGHAQIRVLDLEESVKWYTEVMGLKPMGRDAQGRAYFKTRAERDHHSIILRQADQAGMDFFGYKVLDKATLDNFERRLKEYGVATERIPAGDLLETGERVRFRIPTGHAIELYAEKTAVGSAVGTNSPDMDIIDQPGITPIRMDHALIYGTDLDGATDLFTKVLGFTLVERVKLEDGQTDLGVWLTCSAKAHDIAIVRHAEADKLHHVSFQLGSWEQVLRAADIMSKNRVSIDIGPTRHGITNGTTIYFFDPSGNRLETFAGGYDHYPDMEPITWSWEEVGRGIFYHDRKLNDAFLSVVT; encoded by the coding sequence ATGGCAATGACTGGCGTTCTGCGACCTGGCCACGCCCAGATCCGCGTGCTTGACCTGGAAGAATCGGTCAAGTGGTACACCGAAGTAATGGGCTTGAAGCCCATGGGCCGCGATGCCCAGGGCCGCGCCTACTTCAAGACCCGTGCCGAGCGGGACCACCACAGCATCATCCTGCGCCAGGCCGATCAGGCCGGCATGGACTTCTTCGGCTACAAGGTGCTGGACAAGGCCACGCTGGACAACTTCGAGCGCCGCCTCAAGGAATACGGCGTGGCCACCGAGCGCATCCCCGCCGGTGACCTGCTGGAGACGGGCGAGCGCGTGCGCTTTCGGATCCCCACGGGCCACGCCATCGAGCTCTACGCCGAGAAAACCGCCGTCGGCAGCGCCGTGGGCACGAACAGCCCGGACATGGACATCATCGACCAGCCCGGCATCACTCCCATCCGCATGGACCATGCGCTGATCTACGGCACCGACCTGGATGGCGCGACCGACCTGTTCACCAAGGTGCTGGGCTTCACGCTGGTCGAGCGCGTCAAGCTCGAGGACGGCCAGACCGACCTGGGCGTGTGGCTGACCTGCAGCGCCAAGGCGCATGACATCGCCATCGTGCGCCACGCCGAGGCCGACAAGCTGCACCATGTGTCGTTCCAGCTCGGCAGCTGGGAGCAGGTGCTGCGCGCGGCCGACATCATGAGCAAGAACCGTGTCTCCATCGACATCGGCCCCACGCGCCACGGCATCACCAACGGCACCACCATCTACTTCTTCGATCCCTCGGGCAACCGCCTGGAGACCTTTGCCGGCGGCTACGACCATTACCCCGACATGGAGCCCATCACCTGGAGCTGGGAAGAGGTGGGCCGCGGCATCTTCTACCACGACCGCAAGCTCAACGACGCCTTCCTGAGCGTGGTGACCTGA
- a CDS encoding GntR family transcriptional regulator yields MAKRALLQALDDDAQPIVRTLIEQAYERLRDDIIEGLLLPGEKLRVEHLKDRYGVGAGTLREAITRLASDALVVTEGQRGFRVAPIALEELEDVTNLRVQIETEALRRSIRAGDAAWRAALEQAWAALSAEEPIAPERRSAWEQLNLRFHEALLGGCASPWTLRVLRLLTRHSERYRSYAMQVPGSVRDVHAEHQAIFEYAMSGQDARAALALEAHIRSTPDLLIKALREGRASLPGCITAQED; encoded by the coding sequence ATGGCCAAGCGTGCCCTGCTCCAGGCGCTGGACGACGACGCCCAGCCCATTGTGCGCACCCTCATCGAGCAGGCCTATGAGCGGCTGCGCGACGACATCATCGAAGGCCTGCTGCTGCCCGGCGAGAAGCTGCGCGTGGAGCACCTCAAGGACCGCTACGGCGTGGGCGCCGGCACGCTGCGCGAGGCGATCACCCGCCTGGCCAGCGATGCGCTGGTGGTAACCGAGGGGCAGCGCGGCTTTCGCGTCGCGCCGATCGCGCTCGAAGAGCTGGAGGACGTGACCAACCTGCGCGTGCAGATCGAGACTGAGGCGCTGCGCCGCTCCATCCGCGCCGGGGATGCGGCCTGGCGCGCCGCGCTGGAGCAGGCCTGGGCCGCGCTCTCGGCAGAGGAGCCCATCGCCCCCGAGCGGCGCAGCGCCTGGGAGCAGCTCAACCTGCGCTTTCACGAGGCGCTGCTGGGCGGCTGCGCATCGCCCTGGACGCTGCGCGTGCTGCGGCTGCTCACGCGCCACAGCGAACGCTACCGCAGCTACGCCATGCAGGTGCCGGGCAGCGTGCGCGACGTGCATGCCGAGCATCAGGCCATCTTCGAGTACGCCATGAGCGGCCAGGACGCGCGCGCCGCCCTGGCCCTGGAGGCGCATATCCGCAGCACGCCCGATCTGTTGATCAAGGCCCTGCGCGAGGGCCGGGCGTCGCTGCCCGGCTGCATCACCGCACAGGAGGACTGA